TGACCTGGTAATCGCAGCAGCCGAGGCGGCCGGGTTTCAATCGCTTTTGCACAAGGTCCGTATCAAGCCGGGAAAACCGTTTTATTTTGCCAAACGCAACCATCAGTTTCTGTTCGGCCTACCGGGCAATCCACTGTCGACCGCCGTGACCTGCGCCGTGTTGGTTTTGCCGGCGCTCAAGAAGATGTGCGGCCGTAGTGACTTCGCGATTAACCCGGTTCCGGCGCGGCTAAGCCCGAATTCAGTTCGCAAGAGCGGCCGCATGCTGATCTGGCCGGGGATGTTCAAGATGGATAGCGGTGAGATCATCGCTGAGTTTTCGAACAAGCGTTCATCGGCGGCGCTGTCGGCGCTGCTTGATACCGACGGTCTGATCATCCAAAGCGATGTCGACGATATCGAGTCGCCCAAGATTGAAGTGATCCCTTGGAATCAGATTCTGAGCGGCTGACCATGGTCGATACGACGGCCCTGACGTTTGGACAGCGCTGTCGTTCCCATGTCCGACAAATGCGTTTTACGCTGCTTGAGTTCTCAGGCGGACTCGGCGACCTGGGAACGTTCATACCATTGACGGCGGCTCTGGTCATGGTCAGTGGTCTTAATCCGGCCATGGTTCTGATCTTCGCCGGACTGTTCAACATCACGACGGGCATCATGTTTGGTTTGCCGATCCCGGTGCAACCTATGAAGGCTATTGCGGCCGTCGCTATTGCCGAGCATCTCCTCCCCGGTGAGATCGCCGCGGCCGGACTCGTGGTCGGCGCGGTGGTCTTCTTGCTGGGCATGACCAACCTGATCGAAAAAATAGAGCGCTATGTTCCCACCTCGGTTATTCGCGGGATACAACTTGGAATAGGTCTCAAGTTGGGTATGCGGGGACTTGATATGGTGTCAGCCAGCGGTTGGTCCGGGCCGGACGGCGCGGCAGTCGCGCTCGTTCTGGGCTTGTTGGTGTTGGCTCTTCGTCCGGTGCGGCGTTTTCCTTCGGCCTTGGTGCTTTTTGGCATTGGAGGCGTGATAATGATAATATCTGCATCCGGTACATCAGACTTACTGAAGTTCACACGGCCAGGCCTTGACCTTGTGTGGCCGAAAGCTGCCGAGTTTCAAAGTGGTTTGTGGCTGGCGGCCCTGCCTCAGTTGCCGCTGACGCTGTTGAACTCGGTGCTGGCAGTTTGCGCGTTGTCCGGAGACCTCTTCAAAAAGCAGCGGGTAGGTACGCGGCAGATGGCCATGTCGGTCGGGCTCATGAACCTGATCGGCTGCGCTTTGGGGGGGATGCCGATGTGTCATGGTAGCGGCGGGTTGGCTGCTCAGTATCACTTCGGCGCCCGCACCGGCGGCTCGGTGGTAATGCTGGGGATATGCAAACTGCTGATTGGTGTTTTTCTGAGTGCGATGGTGTTGGACAGTCTGCCCTTTTACCCCGGTTCTATCCTGGGCCTGCTCTTGATATTTGCCGGACTTGAACTTGCGCTGCCGATTGCAGATCAGCGTGGCAGGGATAAACTGGTGGTAGTCCTGATCACAGCCGTCGGAATCCTGGCCGTCAACACTGCTATCGGTTTTGTGTTAGGTTCTGTTGTTGCGGCCATTCTGTTGGCGGTAAGGCGGCGTGCGGACTCGTGATCGGCAGTCGTCAATCTGAGTATCCATCGCACAAGAAACAAGTCTCTTTTGCGTGCTGTTGCGTGGTGTTGGGCGACCCCGCCCGACACTGGTAAACCTGACTTTCGCGCTTCGCGCGCTTGCACTCCGGTTTCCGTGGTAGCCAGGTCAATCTCATCCTTGATTTCATGGCCGTCAGGCGAGTCGCCTGACAGCACCGCCAACCAACTCGTCACCAACCTCATGCAACGTTGGTTTAGGTCTTGATCATGCTTTCAGTGCGACAAGACCTGCCGCAACAGTTTTGTCTGTAGACTTGCCACATTGTATACAAGTCCCCTTCGGGTGACTTTTCCAAAATGTGTCGGGCTGTTCCATAACTTGAAGGCGAAGTCATGCGGCCCAATGCGATTCTCTTTGCGACAATCAGGCATCGCATTTCATGTTTCGTGATTGTGACGAAAGCGGTAAAACCGGCTCTACGAAAGGGTTTTCCCTTGACCCATTATTGAGTAAGCGTTATCTTATCTAATGGAAGTTAACTGGGCAGTTTGGCAGGGATGCTGGCCTGGTCCCTGGGGTCGGGTTCATCGCGCATGGCGTGAGCTTGATTCGCAGAGTTTCAGACCTTAGAGATACGCATCAATGAATACCGAAAGGTCGTGACCGTGTCGGCCACCAGAGCGCAAAGGTTCGATTGCCTGATGATAGTACAGCGCCTTAACGTGAATACGTTGTGATACGTAGAAATAGATACAAATAGTCCGGAATGCGATGACGTAGATACTTCATAGTCTGACCAAATGACATTCGGCGCTTTTGCTTTTGTCGGTGTGACCGAGGCAGGAATCACTGACAAGGTGTCTTGATTGACACGAGGCAAAGTCGGCGTCGAGAGTTTTACAGAATTGAGCGCATAGCCAAAGAGGTTTGCCAGGTGGAGTGGAGGACTCCGAAAAACGCGCTCGGCCGCATCGGCCGAGTTGCCGGTAGGCGATGTAATGGGAATGAGTCGCATGAAGTGCATGCCGTTCCCTGTGGCGCATCTGTTGCCCGCTGTTTGGTTTTCCTGGGTCTATTCTCTCTCATTATAGTAACATCGGCCGGGTCAACGCGAGTTGCGCCAATGTCCGCCGAGCAAGTACTGGCTCAGGCTGACCTCATTATAGTAGCAAGTATCGGGGGCATCGATGTACGCCCGCCCGGCAACGGTGAGAGTATGGTTGTCACCGATTACAGCCTGTTGATCGATCAAGTTCTGTTCGACCGCGACGGATCGCTGGAGAGTCAGATTGAGGCGGGCACATTCAAGCTGAGCTTTGGAGGCGGAGAGATTGAAGGTCGAAGGATGCTCATCCCCGGCGTTCCCATCTTTGATCAGGCTGAAAAACTTATCCTGTTTATTGACCAGGAGCAAATGGGCACCATCTCACCGCTGGTCGGGCTATCGGCCGGCGACTATCGAGTGTCCGCAACCGCCGAGCCCGGCGGTTTGGTGGTAGGTCCTACCGGTATGATTCTCAGGCGCAGTTTCTTTTCTGAATCGGATGACAGACCGAGTGGGTTCACCCTTGACGATTTCATTGACGAAATCAGACGCGCCCTGCCCATAGCGCAGACTGATCCCACCTTGAACTCCGAGGCAGTCAAAGATCGATCCACTGCCGATGCCGCCGTTCACACCGGGTCGCAAATACCCCGGGCGACACCGCTCGCTCCGGGCGTGTCTCCGGTCCCGTCGCAGGGAACCGTCGTGCCGAGACATGACTCAACAAAGCCACCCAATCCCGATGAAAAATAACTTCACAAATAACAAACGGAATACCGCTTCACCGCGGCAAACCTAAGGAGAGACGACCATGAGGGCAATCGTAACGTTCACACTGATCACGACTTTGGCGGTACTGCTTCCAATTGGTACGGTCATGGCTATCTCGGTCGAACCGGTCAGTTACGAGCAAACGCTGGCCAATGCAGAGATGATAATGGTCGGTACTATTACCGACGTTCAAACCCGCTGGTCGGGTTACGACGAGTCAATGATCGCCACCGATTACACGATCAGACTCGATCACATCGCACACGATCCACAAGCGCTGTTCGGAAACAAGTCTCAGGGTGAGACGATAGTGCTCAGCTTTGCCGGTGGTACTATCGGCGACAAGTGGGTTGCCGTCCCGGGTATCCCATCATACGAACTGGGTGAGCAGGCCGTGTTCTTCATCGACGGCGACTGGATCAAAGGTATCTCGCCTTTGGTGGGCGCCACAGCCGGTGACTATCGTGTGTCCGACGAAGGTTTGGTAACCGATGGTACGGGCCGCCTGGTTGATCGTACATTCTTCTCGGGTGGGGTCGATAAAGGGAACGGCTTCTCGATTGAGGAGTTCGTTGCGGAAATTAAACGGGCGCTACCGTTTGCTGAAGCCGACAAAAGTCTGGAAATCACCAACGAAGTCGAGATTTCGGAAGACATCGCTCACTTGGTTTTCTCCGGTGACCAAATCCCCAAGTCGGTCCCGATTCTGTCGGATGACTACTCGGTTTCATACGAGGTAGACAAGACAGACAGCGATCCCCGTACTCCCGAAGCCGCCCCCGAACCGATGAACGAAGTGATCTTGGAGGCGGGACCGGAGGACTTCGATGAACTCGTCGTGATTCCCCAGGACAAGTATGCTTTCTTGTGGGGTCCGCCCGATCGGACATCGAATTTCAATATCCCCCCGATTTACTACTCAGGGGCGGAGTGGGGTCAGAATTTTGAATACTGCCTCTCCGACTGGAACATGTATGCCGATCTATTCCGGAAGTTCACCACCTCGGACAACCAGTTCGGTCACCAGGGTCGCAACGACTTTGCTTTT
This DNA window, taken from Candidatus Zixiibacteriota bacterium, encodes the following:
- a CDS encoding putative sulfate/molybdate transporter, with protein sequence MESDSERLTMVDTTALTFGQRCRSHVRQMRFTLLEFSGGLGDLGTFIPLTAALVMVSGLNPAMVLIFAGLFNITTGIMFGLPIPVQPMKAIAAVAIAEHLLPGEIAAAGLVVGAVVFLLGMTNLIEKIERYVPTSVIRGIQLGIGLKLGMRGLDMVSASGWSGPDGAAVALVLGLLVLALRPVRRFPSALVLFGIGGVIMIISASGTSDLLKFTRPGLDLVWPKAAEFQSGLWLAALPQLPLTLLNSVLAVCALSGDLFKKQRVGTRQMAMSVGLMNLIGCALGGMPMCHGSGGLAAQYHFGARTGGSVVMLGICKLLIGVFLSAMVLDSLPFYPGSILGLLLIFAGLELALPIADQRGRDKLVVVLITAVGILAVNTAIGFVLGSVVAAILLAVRRRADS